The following are encoded in a window of Limibacter armeniacum genomic DNA:
- a CDS encoding toxin-antitoxin system HicB family antitoxin, protein MKHFKYKGYTGTIEYCTENKQLEGKVLGNHALLTYRGSTGEELEQNFIKTVDSYLDACKKQGIEPDKPYKGSFNVRISPDLHRRAAQLAIDHDQSLNTFVEEAIERHVSIEDFGQAIKLTRGRFGDDLSNCLNKMSQEQRVLLVANEEQPFAVIPLPGGNSLSETIYLLSSRANEERLRESIRQLKRGEGIEMDMEIFMREGKLVPKKHVKSKE, encoded by the coding sequence ATGAAACATTTCAAGTACAAAGGCTATACAGGTACCATAGAATACTGCACAGAAAACAAGCAACTGGAAGGAAAAGTGCTTGGCAACCATGCCCTACTCACCTATAGGGGCAGTACTGGAGAGGAACTGGAGCAAAACTTTATCAAGACTGTAGACAGTTATCTAGATGCTTGCAAGAAGCAGGGCATAGAACCTGACAAGCCATACAAGGGGAGTTTCAATGTACGCATTTCTCCAGACTTGCACCGCAGGGCGGCTCAGTTGGCAATAGATCATGACCAGTCACTGAACACTTTTGTGGAGGAGGCCATTGAGCGGCATGTGTCCATAGAGGACTTTGGCCAGGCAATCAAGCTGACGCGTGGAAGGTTTGGAGATGATCTTTCCAACTGCCTGAATAAGATGAGCCAGGAGCAGCGGGTACTGCTGGTGGCCAATGAGGAGCAGCCCTTTGCTGTAATTCCTCTGCCGGGTGGAAATTCCCTGAGTGAGACGATTTACCTGCTGTCCTCTAGAGCCAATGAGGAAAGGCTGCGGGAGTCAATCAGGCAACTGAAGCGAGGGGAAGGAATAGAAATGGATATGGAAATTTTTATGCGAGAGGGAAAGTTGGTTCCCAAAAAACATGTGAAAAGTAAGGAGTAA
- a CDS encoding 2Fe-2S iron-sulfur cluster-binding protein yields MKYSIFFSLLLFFISSCNDNSETLKPADLQSYESFVDTHQFSKFASYEQICSVWGDFASYQKFYDSRNSLRSNNMSGSNERSVFRGYRVGLTQFGGGINQFISVEPTLYILDAAWEYGLDLPYSDRAGASSSCACKLTSGTVDQSEQSYLNAEQIEQGYVLICVAKPTSDCNLTTHMEEFLY; encoded by the coding sequence ATGAAGTATTCAATTTTTTTCTCCCTTCTATTATTTTTTATATCATCATGTAATGATAATTCTGAAACCCTAAAGCCCGCAGATTTACAATCTTATGAAAGTTTTGTAGATACACATCAGTTTTCAAAATTTGCTAGTTATGAACAAATATGTTCCGTCTGGGGAGATTTTGCTAGCTATCAAAAATTCTATGATAGTCGTAACTCACTTCGTTCTAATAATATGTCAGGTTCAAATGAAAGAAGTGTATTTAGAGGCTACAGAGTTGGGTTAACCCAATTTGGTGGTGGTATAAATCAATTTATATCTGTTGAGCCAACTCTCTATATATTAGATGCTGCTTGGGAATATGGATTAGACCTTCCCTATTCTGATAGAGCTGGTGCTAGTAGCTCTTGTGCTTGCAAATTAACTAGTGGTACAGTTGATCAGTCTGAACAGTCTTATTTAAATGCAGAACAAATTGAACAAGGATATGTACTAATTTGTGTTGCAAAACCTACAAGTGATTGTAACTTAACAACACATATGGAAGAATTTTTATATTAA